The following are encoded together in the Kutzneria kofuensis genome:
- a CDS encoding DUF1295 domain-containing protein, which produces MLIALGVAIARGRHDGVDTVWGLGFAVIAVVGLIVSGSGWLVTALTVAWGVRLAVYIQLRNGRRPEDPRYVALMKRVTGNPHWYAFRKIYLVQGVIMWFVSWPVQAAQYETSPGPLTWLGVVVWAVGIGFESVGDWQLSRFKADPANKGRIMDRGLWRYTRHPNYFGDACVWWGLYLVACQHWIGALTVLSPLVMTFFLTRGTGKAMTERAMAGRPGYAEYVQRTSGFFPLPPKPEGTR; this is translated from the coding sequence ATGCTGATCGCGCTGGGCGTGGCCATCGCCCGAGGTCGACACGACGGCGTCGACACCGTGTGGGGCCTGGGCTTCGCGGTGATCGCCGTGGTCGGCCTGATCGTCTCCGGCTCGGGCTGGCTGGTGACGGCGCTGACCGTGGCCTGGGGAGTGCGGCTGGCCGTCTACATCCAGCTGCGCAACGGCCGCCGGCCCGAGGATCCGCGGTACGTGGCGCTGATGAAGCGGGTCACCGGCAACCCGCACTGGTACGCCTTCCGGAAGATCTACCTGGTCCAGGGCGTGATCATGTGGTTCGTGTCCTGGCCGGTGCAGGCGGCCCAGTACGAGACCTCGCCGGGGCCGCTGACCTGGCTCGGCGTGGTCGTGTGGGCCGTCGGCATCGGGTTCGAGTCGGTGGGCGACTGGCAGCTGTCCCGGTTCAAGGCCGACCCCGCGAACAAGGGTCGGATCATGGACCGCGGCCTGTGGCGCTACACCCGCCACCCCAACTATTTCGGCGACGCCTGCGTGTGGTGGGGTCTCTACCTCGTGGCCTGCCAGCACTGGATCGGCGCGCTGACCGTGCTGTCGCCGCTGGTCATGACGTTCTTCCTGACCAGGGGCACCGGCAAGGCGATGACCGAGCGGGCCATGGCCGGCAGGCCCGGCTACGCCGAGTACGTGCAGCGGACCAGCGGGTTCTTCCCGCTGCCGCCGAAACCGGAGGGAACCCGATGA
- a CDS encoding cyclopropane-fatty-acyl-phospholipid synthase family protein yields the protein MTIAQTLAALVRRFLGVELPVRLRAWDGSVAGPADAPVVVIRSRRALRRLLWDPDELGLARAYVSGDLDVEGDLRDGLSRFWGLARREGLGRVKLTPGDRLTAVGQALRLGVIGPRPAPPPEEARLAGTEHTRARDRAAIAHHYDLSNDFYRTLLDPSMAYSCGYWTSDAPDYTVADAQRDKLDLICRKLDLKPGMRLLDVGCGWGSLILHAASHYGVHATGVTLAAQQREFIQARIAERGLADRVEVRLQDYRDVRDDGFDAIGTVEMGEHVGLGNYPTYAAQLFRLLKPEGRLLLQQMSRVASAPKAPGGGAFIERYVAPDMHMRPVGETIAMLERAGLEVRDVEAMREHYVWTVDAWARTLEERAAELTALVGEGQLRVWRLYLAGGALAFQENRMGVDQILAVRPTTSGRSGMPRTRRNWEVAA from the coding sequence GTGACGATCGCCCAGACCCTGGCGGCGCTGGTGCGCCGGTTCCTCGGCGTCGAGCTGCCGGTGCGGCTGCGGGCGTGGGACGGCAGCGTGGCCGGCCCCGCCGACGCCCCCGTGGTCGTGATCCGCTCCCGGCGGGCGCTGCGCCGCCTGCTCTGGGACCCCGACGAGCTGGGCCTGGCCCGCGCCTACGTGTCCGGTGACCTCGACGTCGAGGGCGATCTCCGGGACGGGCTGTCGAGGTTCTGGGGATTGGCCCGCCGCGAGGGCCTCGGCAGGGTGAAACTTACACCGGGCGACCGCCTGACGGCCGTCGGCCAGGCGCTGCGGCTGGGCGTGATCGGCCCCCGGCCGGCGCCGCCGCCCGAGGAGGCGCGGCTGGCCGGGACCGAGCACACCAGGGCCCGGGACCGGGCCGCCATCGCCCACCACTACGACCTGTCCAACGACTTCTACCGGACGCTGCTCGACCCGAGCATGGCCTACTCCTGCGGGTACTGGACGTCCGATGCGCCGGACTACACCGTCGCCGACGCGCAGCGGGACAAGCTGGACCTGATCTGCCGGAAGCTCGACCTGAAGCCCGGGATGCGGCTGCTGGACGTCGGCTGCGGCTGGGGCTCGCTGATCCTGCACGCCGCCTCCCACTACGGCGTGCACGCCACCGGGGTGACGCTGGCGGCGCAGCAGCGGGAGTTCATCCAGGCGCGGATCGCCGAGCGCGGCCTGGCCGACCGCGTCGAGGTGCGGCTGCAGGACTACCGCGACGTCCGGGACGACGGGTTCGACGCCATCGGGACCGTGGAGATGGGCGAGCACGTCGGCCTCGGCAACTACCCCACGTACGCGGCGCAGCTGTTCCGGCTGCTCAAGCCCGAGGGGCGGCTGTTGCTCCAGCAGATGTCACGGGTCGCGAGCGCCCCGAAGGCGCCCGGCGGCGGCGCGTTCATCGAGCGCTACGTGGCCCCCGACATGCACATGCGACCGGTCGGCGAGACCATCGCCATGCTGGAGCGGGCCGGTCTCGAGGTTCGGGACGTCGAGGCGATGCGGGAGCACTACGTCTGGACCGTCGACGCCTGGGCGCGGACGCTGGAGGAGCGAGCCGCGGAGCTGACGGCGCTGGTCGGCGAGGGGCAGCTGCGGGTGTGGCGGCTGTACCTGGCCGGCGGCGCGCTGGCGTTCCAGGAGAACCGGATGGGTGTGGACCAGATCCTCGCCGTCCGGCCCACGACGTCCGGCCGCAGCGGCATGCCCCGGACCCGCCGCAACTGGGAGGTCGCCGCGTGA
- a CDS encoding MarR family winged helix-turn-helix transcriptional regulator, producing MSQVTPEHEAPSSANDARTLTEVVTRLRRALRTSIRTDYPWEALPMAQVELLMALADHAPAKIGQLASLQRLAPNTVSGLVQQLVEGGLAIRDSDPSDRRVARVSLTDAGRKQLAEWQQAHERRISAALDKLPPQARAAVADALPALNLLVDHLVTP from the coding sequence ATGTCGCAGGTCACGCCCGAGCACGAGGCCCCGTCGAGCGCGAACGACGCCCGAACCCTGACCGAGGTGGTCACCAGACTGCGCCGCGCCCTGCGCACCAGCATCCGGACCGACTACCCGTGGGAAGCGCTGCCGATGGCGCAGGTCGAGCTGCTGATGGCGCTCGCCGACCACGCCCCCGCCAAGATCGGCCAGCTGGCCTCGCTGCAGCGGCTCGCCCCGAACACCGTCAGCGGCCTGGTCCAGCAGCTGGTCGAGGGCGGGCTGGCGATCCGGGACAGCGACCCGTCCGACCGCCGGGTGGCCCGCGTGTCGCTCACCGACGCCGGCCGCAAGCAGCTGGCCGAGTGGCAGCAGGCCCACGAGCGCCGGATCTCGGCCGCGCTGGACAAGCTCCCGCCGCAGGCCCGGGCGGCCGTCGCCGACGCGCTGCCGGCGCTGAACCTGCTGGTGGACCACCTCGTCACGCCCTGA